One Brassica napus cultivar Da-Ae chromosome C4, Da-Ae, whole genome shotgun sequence genomic region harbors:
- the LOC106432757 gene encoding uncharacterized protein LOC106432757 produces MQRKMEIANTKWVATAASIWIQSFSGASYTFGIYSSLLKSSQSYDQSTLDTVSVCKDIGANVGILSGLFYTAVASGRSGNGRFFNGPWVVIFVGLLQWFVGYGFIWMATSGVIERPPVAVMCFFMFLAGHCQPFFNTAIVVTAVRNFSDYGGTAVGIMKGYIGLSGAVLVQMYHIFCKGDPTNYLLLLAVVPSLLILTTMPFVRTYDTVIANDKKHLNGLSTISLIIVTYLMIVILVENIVGMSMTMKICSFTLLVLLLASPLLVAVRAHREEKDRFMSLDFPVTEKTTLLDAPKLNPSPDNVVMSNDMDVLQAIRTTNFWLLFTAMLCGMGSGLATVNNIRQVGESLRYSTVQLNSLVSLWSIWNFLGRFGSGYISDAYLHSHGWPRPVFMAITLALMAIGHAVMASGLLGSLYIGSLIVGLAYGSQWALMPTITSEIFGIRHMGTIFYTISIASPVGSYFFSVKVIGYLYDQVASVDDHSCYGNHCFSTSFVIMAAMAMLGSLVAFVLFLRTKKFYATLVAKRILK; encoded by the exons ATGCAGAGAAAGATGGAGATAGCAAACACAAAATGGGTGGCTACAGCGGCGAGCATATGGATACAGAGCTTCAGCGGAGCAAGCTACACCTTTGGAATCTATTCTTCTCTTCTCAAATCATCTCAATCTTACGACCAATCTACCCTTGACACTGTCTCCGTCTGCAAAGACATCGGTGCGAACGTAGGCATCCTCTCCGGTCTTTTCTACACAGCCGTTGCAAGCGGAAGAAGCGGTAACGGTCGCTTCTTTAACGGTCCATGGGTGGTTATATTCGTTGGGCTGCTCCAATGGTTCGTGGGGTATGGTTTCATATGGATGGCTACATCTGGTGTGATCGAACGGCCTCCTGTGGCTGTGATGTGTTTCTTCATGTTCTTGGCCGGTCATTGTCAGCCGTTCTTTAATACGGCGATTGTGGTCACCGCAGTACGTAACTTCTCCGACTATGGTGGAACCGCCGTTGGTATTATGAAG GGTTATATCGGGCTAAGTGGAGCAGTTCTTGTTCAAATGTACCACATCTTCTGTAAAGGTGACCCAACGAATTACCTTCTTCTCTTGGCCGTAGTACCATCACTTCTCATCTTGACGACGATGCCCTTCGTTAGAACGTACGACACAGTCATCGCTAACGACAAGAAACACTTGAACGGTCTCTCCACCATCTCCTTGATCATCGTCACATATCTTATGATCGTAATATTGGTTGAAAATATTGTCGGAATGTCAATGACCATGAAGATATGCTCCTTCACTCTTTTAGTTCTCTTGCTCGCATCTCCTCTCTTGGTCGCAGTTAGAGCACATCGCGAAGAGAAAGATAGATTCATGTCTTTGGATTTTCCGGTTACGGAGAAAACAACTTTGCTTGACGCTCCTAAGCTCAACCCTTCTCCCG ATAACGTTGTCATGTCCAATGACATGGACGTCCTCCAAGCAATACGCACAACCAACTTCTGGCTTCTATTCACGGCGATGTTATGCGGAATGGGTTCAGGGCTCGCGACTGTAAACAACATCAGACAAGTGGGCGAGTCACTTCGCTACTCTACGGTTCAACTCAATTCTCTAGTGTCTCTTTGGAGTATATGGAACTTCCTAGGCCGGTTTGGGTCAGGTTACATATCAGACGCTTATCTACATAGTCATGGCTGGCCAAGACCGGTTTTCATGGCCATAACTCTAGCCCTCATGGCCATAGGTCATGCTGTCATGGCCTCCGGTTTACTAGGAAGCCTATATATAGGTTCCTTAATTGTTGGTTTAGCGTACGGCTCGCAATGGGCACTCATGCCAACTATAACGTCTGAAATATTCGGGATTAGACATATGGGAACTATATTCTATACAATTTCGATAGCTAGTCCGGTTGGCTCGTATTTTTTCTCAGTGAAGGTAATAGGCTACTTGTACGACCAGGTAGCTTCTGTGGATGATCATTCTTGTTATGGGAATCATTGTTTTAGTACTTCGTTTGTGATAATGGCTGCCATGGCAATGCTTGGATCTCTTGTTGCGTTTGTGTTGTTCCTTCGTACAAAGAAGTTTTATGCAACTCTTGTGGCCAAGAGGATTTTGAAGTAA
- the LOC106422920 gene encoding protein NUCLEAR FUSION DEFECTIVE 4, producing MERVNTKWVAAAASIWIQSFSGATYTFAIYSSILKSSQSYDQSTLDFVSVFKDIGGTLGIFSGLLYTAMASTPHGRGRGPWVVVFVGLVQWFLGFFFMWASVVGLIPKPPVAVMCLFVFLAGHSLPFFNTASVVTAARNFSDYGGTAVGIMQGFLGLSGAILIQLYHTVSGEGNPATFILLLAIVPTLVIFLTMPFVRVYETVRTSDKKHLDGLSVISLIIAAYLMFVITVQNVLGLSRSMQIISFVLVLLLLASPLLVAVRALREEKQMAMDHPVLDTSVFLISPSSNIFPDGDHVVREDSNILEAMSTVNFWLLFLAMLCGMGSGFATINNIRQIGESLRYSTVQLNSLVSLWSIWNFLGRFGAGYISDTFLHKHSWPRPVFMAITLGVMAVGHVVVASGLQGSLYIGSVLIGTAYGSQWSLMPTITSEIFGIRHMGTIYFTISIAGPVGSYLLSVKVIGYFYDKVASEVDNCCFGSQCFRTSFVIMASVALFGSLVACVLFFRTNKFYKRLVAKRSLK from the exons ATGGAGAGAGTAAACACGAAGTGGGTCGCAGCAGCAGCTAGCATATGGATTCAAAGCTTCAGCGGAGCGACATACACCTTCGCTATCTACTCTTCTATCCTCAAGTCATCTCAATCTTATGACCAATCTACCCTCGACTTCGTCTCCGTCTTCAAAGACATCGGTGGTACTCTAGGCATCTTCTCTGGTCTCCTCTACACGGCCATGGCTTCCACGCCGCACGGTCGTGGTCGTGGGCCGTGGGTCGTCGTTTTCGTTGGGTTGGTTCAGTGGTTTCTTGGGTTCTTTTTCATGTGGGCTTCGGTTGTTGGGCTCATACCCAAGCCGCCGGTGGCGGTTATGTGCTTGTTCGTGTTCTTGGCTGGTCACTCGCTGCCGTTTTTTAATACGGCTAGTGTTGTCACCGCCGCTCGTAACTTCTCTGATTACGGTGGGACTGCTGTCGGAATTATGCAG GGGTTTCTAGGTCTAAGTGGAGCTATTCTGATACAGCTGTACCATACGGTCTCCGGTGAAGGTAACCCTGCTACTTTCATTCTTCTCCTGGCTATAGTACCAACCCTTGTCATCTTCTTGACTATGCCTTTCGTAAGAGTCTATGAAACGGTCAGGACTAGTGACAAGAAACACTTGGATGGTCTCTCTGTCATCTCTTTGATCATCGCCGCCTATCTTATGTTCGTTATAACGGTCCAAAACGTTCTCGGTTTATCACGGTCCATGCAGATTATCTCCTTCGTCCTTGTGCTTTTACTGCTCGCCTCTCCTCTCTTGGTTGCTGTAAGAGCCCTCCGTGAAGAAAAGCAGATGGCCATGGATCATCCTGTTCTTGACACTTCCGTCTTCCTCATCTCTCCTAGCTCAAACATTTTCCCCG ATGGAGATCATGTGGTTAGAGAAGACTCAAACATATTAGAAGCAATGAGCACAGTGAACTTCTGGCTACTCTTCTTGGCAATGCTATGTGGGATGGGATCCGGATTCGCGACAATAAACAACATTAGACAGATAGGCGAGTCTCTACGCTACTCTACGGTTCAGCTCAACTCTCTGGTCTCTCTCTGGAGCATTTGGAACTTCCTAGGCCGGTTCGGAGCCGGTTACATCTCAGACACGTTCTTACACAAACACAGCTGGCCAAGACCGGTTTTCATGGCGATAACTCTAGGCGTCATGGCTGTAGGACACGTTGTTGTTGCCTCTGGGTTACAAGGCAGCCTATATATTGGTTCGGTTTTGATCGGTACGGCTTATGGTTCGCAGTGGTCGCTCATGCCGACAATCACGTCAGAGATATTTGGGATCAGGCATATGGGAACTATTTACTTCACGATTTCGATTGCTGGTCCTGTCGGATCGTATCTTCTGTCGGTGAAGGTGATTGGTTACTTCTACGACAAGGTAGCTTCTGAGGTTGATAATTGTTGCTTTGGAAGTCAATGTTTTAGGACGTCGTTTGTGATCATGGCGTCTGTGGCTCTCTTTGGCTCTTTGGTTGCTTGTGTTTTGTTCTTCCGcacaaataagttttataaaaggCTTGTAGCCAAGAGGAGCTTGAAGTAG